A section of the Salmo salar chromosome ssa05, Ssal_v3.1, whole genome shotgun sequence genome encodes:
- the LOC106594036 gene encoding transmembrane protein 116 isoform X1, producing the protein MLNFVLQDVSNNTEQNTTTPEDWTVVYFAVRWIQMIMAVLSIVGSGSIIVYATFQHLIRTPEIQPLFLLSVTDLLLAVSWLIGAVLFTQDCDSHATCYNLHIVEQMLYMTSFFYTLNYVWTLYSGLNNRFYSSLHGYPAQCATKLRSFSKIAAVLSCVLPVLLMLPVLVTGNMDHCYTNFSQPYKCLLMHTEALFMSTDLSKMEVDSACRLVHMYSIAVFLAAFLLTFVGIVVLMGKACTVYRRCVSSSGFLGDRQWASLRVLDRHMLLYPSVFFFCWGPAVFLAAMILYNPKSVEGVVGVILYILQAFTSSSQGLLNCVVYGWTQTHFRSASKDALRDMDTQTPLLRSQKKGYKTLWSTPSPKPDDIEGSGILPTPH; encoded by the exons ATGTTAAATTTCGTCTTGCAAGATGTCTCAAACAACACGGAGCAAAACACAACAACGCCTGAGGACTGGACAGTT GTGTACTTTGCAGTCAGATGGATCCAGATGATAATGGCAGTGCTAAG CATTGTCGGTTCAGGTTCCATAATTGTTTATGCAACTTTCCAACACCTTATAAGGACACCTGAG ATCCAGCCATTGTTCTTACTGAGTGTGACAGACTTGCTGCTGGCAGTCAGCTGGCTGATAGGAGCAGTACTGTTCACCCAGGACTGTGATAGCCATGCCACCTGCTACAACCTACACATCGTTGAACAG ATGCTGTATATGACCTCGTTCTTCTACACATTGAACTATGTATGGACCCTGTACTCTGGGCTAAATAACAGATTCTACAGTAGCCTTCATGGATACCCAGCCCAA TGCGCCACCAAATTGAGAAGTTTCAGCAAGATTGCTGCAGTCCTGTCATG CGTCCTCCCCGTGCTGCTGATGCTGCCAGTGTTGGTAACAGGAAACATGGACCACTGTTACACAAACTTCAGCCAGCCTTACAA GTGCCTTCTAATGCACACGGAGGCACTCTTCATGTCTACTGACTTGAGCAAGATGGAGGTGGACTCAGCTTGCCGCCTGGTACACATGTACAGTATTGCTGTCTTCCTGGCAGCGTTCCTCCTCACCTTTGTTGGCATTGTG GTGCTCATGGGAAAAGCCTGCACTGTTTACAGACGTTGTGTGAGTTCTAGTGGTTTCCTAGGCGACAGGCAGTGGGCGTCGCTTCGTGTTCTGGACCGACACATGctcctctacccctctgtctTCTTCTTCTGTTGGGGCCCAG CAGTCTTCCTGGCAGCCATGATTCTGTACAACCCCAAATCAGTGGAGGGAGTTGTGGGTGTCATTCTCTACATCTTACAG GCCTTCACCTCATCCTCTCAAGGCCTTCTGAACTGTGTGGTGTACggctggacacagacacacttcCGCTCAGCTAGCAAAGATGCTCTAAGGGACATGGACACCCAGACGCCACTTCTGAGATCTCAGAAGAAAGGCTATAAAACTCTATGGTCAACACCATCCCCCAAACCAGATGATATAGAAGGATCTGGTATTCTACCGACACCACATTAA
- the LOC106594036 gene encoding transmembrane protein 116 isoform X2 gives MLNFVLQDVSNNTEQNTTTPEDWTVVYFAVRWIQMIMAVLSIVGSGSIIVYATFQHLIRTPEIQPLFLLSVTDLLLAVSWLIGAVLFTQDCDSHATCYNLHIVEQMLYMTSFFYTLNYVWTLYSGLNNRFYSSLHGYPAQCATKLRSFSKIAAVLSCVLPVLLMLPVLVTGNMDHCYTNFSQPYKCLLMHTEALFMSTDLSKMEVDSACRLVHMYSIAVFLAAFLLTFVGIVVLMGKACTVYRRCVSSSGFLGDRQWASLRVLDRHMLLYPSVFFFCWGPVFLAAMILYNPKSVEGVVGVILYILQAFTSSSQGLLNCVVYGWTQTHFRSASKDALRDMDTQTPLLRSQKKGYKTLWSTPSPKPDDIEGSGILPTPH, from the exons ATGTTAAATTTCGTCTTGCAAGATGTCTCAAACAACACGGAGCAAAACACAACAACGCCTGAGGACTGGACAGTT GTGTACTTTGCAGTCAGATGGATCCAGATGATAATGGCAGTGCTAAG CATTGTCGGTTCAGGTTCCATAATTGTTTATGCAACTTTCCAACACCTTATAAGGACACCTGAG ATCCAGCCATTGTTCTTACTGAGTGTGACAGACTTGCTGCTGGCAGTCAGCTGGCTGATAGGAGCAGTACTGTTCACCCAGGACTGTGATAGCCATGCCACCTGCTACAACCTACACATCGTTGAACAG ATGCTGTATATGACCTCGTTCTTCTACACATTGAACTATGTATGGACCCTGTACTCTGGGCTAAATAACAGATTCTACAGTAGCCTTCATGGATACCCAGCCCAA TGCGCCACCAAATTGAGAAGTTTCAGCAAGATTGCTGCAGTCCTGTCATG CGTCCTCCCCGTGCTGCTGATGCTGCCAGTGTTGGTAACAGGAAACATGGACCACTGTTACACAAACTTCAGCCAGCCTTACAA GTGCCTTCTAATGCACACGGAGGCACTCTTCATGTCTACTGACTTGAGCAAGATGGAGGTGGACTCAGCTTGCCGCCTGGTACACATGTACAGTATTGCTGTCTTCCTGGCAGCGTTCCTCCTCACCTTTGTTGGCATTGTG GTGCTCATGGGAAAAGCCTGCACTGTTTACAGACGTTGTGTGAGTTCTAGTGGTTTCCTAGGCGACAGGCAGTGGGCGTCGCTTCGTGTTCTGGACCGACACATGctcctctacccctctgtctTCTTCTTCTGTTGGGGCCCAG TCTTCCTGGCAGCCATGATTCTGTACAACCCCAAATCAGTGGAGGGAGTTGTGGGTGTCATTCTCTACATCTTACAG GCCTTCACCTCATCCTCTCAAGGCCTTCTGAACTGTGTGGTGTACggctggacacagacacacttcCGCTCAGCTAGCAAAGATGCTCTAAGGGACATGGACACCCAGACGCCACTTCTGAGATCTCAGAAGAAAGGCTATAAAACTCTATGGTCAACACCATCCCCCAAACCAGATGATATAGAAGGATCTGGTATTCTACCGACACCACATTAA
- the LOC106605869 gene encoding LOW QUALITY PROTEIN: gamma-aminobutyric acid type B receptor subunit 2 (The sequence of the model RefSeq protein was modified relative to this genomic sequence to represent the inferred CDS: substituted 2 bases at 2 genomic stop codons) produces MVTSDNTVNQAVVKILQNYKWRRVGTLTQDVQRISEIRRDLTKQLSKADVMVAVTESLSTDPCVNVKRLKDMDVRIIIGLFDENSASKVFCCAYSLNMFGGRYQWILPGGYQGSWWEEANSSNCASNNLLTAMEGYITVDFTHLSNRQIKGISGRTPQEYDETYNRELLQRGLVASKFHGFAYDGVWVMVKALTRVIESVRHRERYDIHRNFTVSDKEIGRMFLDSMKDICFEGVTFLFFWGGGQVLFRNGEHMGTIKLSQFQEGQEVKIGQYNAEAEELELINHLIKFQGMEPPKDRTHSQRWDVSVPLYIMLLSTTGLAMLMALSFLFFHIKHHNHWVMKKSSPSMNYLIILGTMLACTSVFLYGLDGSLVTDKVFVTLCPIRTWILSVGYTTTFGALFAKTWRVWTIVKNKDIIEKMNKDDQLWIIVGGMLLIDLCLLTCWQMVDPLRQTVEEFSLETDPGGEDVNTRHFLEHCESTNMTKWLAIVYGYKGLLMFLGCFLALRTRHAHIHLLDDSKYTRLSMYHVTIMSIIGASGCFLTQYHPNVQLFIMALVVISCCTCTLCLVFLPKLVKIRDNPNPVDPTSWLQCDLNKEDSETSSSSSSLNQGRSLESLRTENQQLRRRITEIGDQLEDVAMQVLEEDLSPPSRQGREVFIYLFLFHLYLTRXASXEQVLIYNCDLAKMTLRAQVCSEDVPRMNREHFDDINSPEHLQRRRSVQLPILHHAYMPAIGGMTASCSSLLRSPDVPSAQQRQMPPSHQVMVTRL; encoded by the exons GATATGGATGTAAGGATCATTATTGGGTTGTTTGACGAGAATTCAGCCTCCAAAGTGTTTTGCTGT GCTTACAGCCTGAACATGTTTGGCGGGAGGTATCAGTGGATCCTCCCTGGCGGTTACCAGGGGAGCTGGTGGGAGGAGGCCAACTCCTCCAACTGTGCTTCAAACAACCTGCTGACCGCAATGGAAGGCTACATCACTGTGGACTTCACACACCTCAGTAACAGACAGATAAAAGGCATCTCAGGAAGG ACCCCACAAGAGTATGACGAGACTTACAACAGAGAGCTGCTGCAGAGAGGGTTGGTTGCAAGCAAGTTCCATGGGTTTGCCTATGATGGAGTTTGGGTGATGGTGAAAGCATTGACCAGGGTCATTGAGTCtgtaagacacagagagagatatgacATCCACCGGAACTTCACAGTCAGCGACAAGGAGATTGGACGAATGTTCCTGGATTCCATGAAGGATATTTGCTTTGAGGGTGTAACT tttctttttttttggggggggggtcaagttCTGTTTAGAAATGGTGAACACATGGGTACTATTAAATTAAGCCAATTTCAAG AGGGCCAGGAGGTTAAGATAGGCCAGTATAATGCTGAAGCAGAAGAATTAGAACTCATCAACCACTTAATCAAGTTTCAAG GCATGGAGCCGCCTAAAGACCGGACACACTCCCAGCGGTGGGATGTCAGTGTTCCCCTctacatcatgttgttatccaccactggcctggccATGCTCATGgcactctccttcctcttcttccACATCAAGCATCACAACCATTG GGTCATGAAGAAGTCCAGTCCGTCCATGAACTACCTCATTATCCTGGGTACGATGCTGGCCTGTACCTCTGTCTTCCTCTATGGGCTGGATGGATCCCTTGTGACTGACAAAGTGTTTGTTACACTTTGCCCT ATTCGCACATGGATTCTTTCTGTAGGATACACCACAACTTTTGGGGCATTGTTTGCAAAAACTTGGAGGGTCTGGACAATTGTCAAAAATAAGGATATAATTGAAAAG ATGAATAAGGATGACCAACTATGGATAATTGTCGGGGGAATGCTGCTAATCGATCTGTGTCTGTTAACCTGCTGGCAGATGGTGGATCCACTCAGACAAACAGTGGAAGAGTTCAGCCTAGAG ACTGATCCTGGTGGTGAAGATGTTAATACAAGGCACTTCCTGGAGCACTGTGAAAGTACAAACATGACTAAATGGCTCGCCATTGTATATGGCTACAAAGGGCTTCTAATG TTTCTTGGATGTTTCCTGGCCTTGAGAACAAGGCATGCACATATCCATCTACTTGATGACAGCAAGTACACAAGGCTGAGCATGTACCATGTGACCATCATGTCTATCATTGGAGCATCAGGGTGCTTCCTGACCCAGTATCACCCTAATGTGCAGCTCTTCATCATGGCTTTGGTGGTCATCTCCTGCTGTACCTGCACCCTGTGTCTGGTGTTCCTGCCCAAG CTTGTAAAAATCAGAGACAATCCCAACCCAGTGGATCCAACTAGCTGGTTACAATGTGATCTTAACAAGGAGGATTCGGAGACCTCCAGTTCCTCTAGCAGTCTCAATCAGGGCAGATCTCTTGAAAGCCTGCGGACTGAAAACCAGCAGCTCCGGAGGAGAATCACAGAG ATTGGTGACCAGTTGGAGGATGTCGCCATGCAAGTACTAGAGGAAGATCTGAGTCCTCCCAGTCGACAGGGCCGtgaagtttttatttatttatttttatttcacctttatttaaccaggtaggcaagttgagaacaagttctcatttacaattgcgacctggccaagatgacaCTGAGAGCCCAGGTGTGCTCTGAGGATGTGCCCAGGATGAACAGGGAACACTTTGATGACATCAACTCACctgaaca CTTACAACGAAGACGGTCCGTGCAGCTGCCAATTCTTCACCACGCCTACATGCCAGCCATTGGGGGAATGACTGCCAGCTGTTCCAGCCTTCTGAGAAGTCCCGATGTCCCCAGTGCCCAACAGAGACAGATGCCACCATCGCATCAGGTCATGGTCACCAGGCTGTGA